Proteins from a single region of Limisphaera ngatamarikiensis:
- a CDS encoding M6 family metalloprotease domain-containing protein produces the protein MAWSGAWGAPFQTQFEFQQPDGSRVWIRGRGDEFHAHFETLDGYTVVFDPARRAYCFAQRGTDGRLSSTGVPVHLDRPERLGLPKGLQASGEVIRAEAAERRRRWEEVMEIGRRWEELKAWQRARERSELTAAAVSAPTLGTKVGLCLLVDFEDEPATIPREEIEAFCNADDYAGFGNNGSVKKYFLDVSRGLLTYSNVVTVYVRIPNSVHPRSYYNDPTKDSGEQANELIRDAIRLLKGMPNYTTDILPALRSLTVDAQNRVVACNVFYAGDNGGVWSKGLWPHAWVLQRVGAQELWPGGAKVWFYQVSNIGNRLELGTFVHENGHLLCGFPDLYDYDYDSKGGAGVFCLMGYGAFDLNPVQVCAYLKRAAGWATVTELTASSALLATVTAIPGPEFNHFYRYRKPGSSTEYFLLEARHRSGRDARLPASGVAIWHIDELGDRDNQSRTPNTRHQNFEVTLIQADNRWDLHQNVNAGDAEDLYYAGNRAAGYANEFSDHTAPAARWWDGSPSGLRVHSFSAPGPVMEFVVGNPDLAPRVVEGPRDVYAREGTQVRFTVRAVGIEPLYYQWYRDGRSIPGATQTEWVMDPVRLTDAGSYAVTVSNRFGWVTSDEAVLVVVPGMSLAEAVDATAWEWHSDGDFEWFGQSHVSYDGVDAAASGYIGHNQSSRLWTVLPGPGLLRFYWKVSSEPDRDRLQLRVNGMEIAAISGEVSWREENLWLRPGYQTVEWVYSKDGSGSMGEDRGWVDQVMFVLNPMAPEIRTQPVGQAVLRGQPVTLTVVAEGTPPLRYQWYRNGQPVPDATGPVLAWSAMNDSLAGIWQVVVTNDYGSAVTEPVELSMTLLGSSGDNTWGQLRAPATATDIVSVAAGLWHTLALRRDGRVLAWGHNFQGQCNVPTNVVGAVAVAAGGYHSLAVLRDGTVVGWGGNGSGQARPPAGLRDVVGVAAGHWHSVAVTGDGRVVTWGDGSAGQLQVPAGVRDVMAVAAGARHTLALTRDGRVRAWGDNRNAAGMWVGQAVVPPGLSNVVAIAAGAYHSLAVTRDGRVMGWGDNSRGQIQIPDGLTGAVSVSAGAEHSLILLADGSVVALGGNARGQCDRPSNEPVAWVSAGGYHSVYLLESQMEPRLVRYGMRGAGFRLWAQGWPRARYVLERADRLDSPVWVPVEVVQGQAGLVRAEDPGPLPSARFYRVRER, from the coding sequence ATGGCGTGGAGTGGCGCGTGGGGGGCGCCGTTCCAGACACAGTTCGAGTTCCAGCAGCCGGACGGAAGCCGGGTGTGGATTCGGGGCCGGGGCGACGAGTTTCATGCGCATTTCGAAACGCTCGACGGTTACACGGTGGTGTTTGATCCGGCCCGGCGCGCTTATTGCTTTGCTCAGCGTGGCACGGACGGGCGGTTGAGCTCCACGGGGGTACCGGTGCATCTCGATCGGCCCGAGCGGTTGGGACTTCCGAAGGGTTTGCAGGCCAGCGGCGAGGTCATCCGAGCCGAGGCTGCAGAGCGACGGCGTCGGTGGGAGGAGGTCATGGAGATCGGGAGGCGGTGGGAGGAGCTCAAGGCGTGGCAGCGGGCGCGGGAGAGGTCGGAGCTCACGGCAGCGGCGGTGTCGGCACCGACCCTGGGGACCAAGGTGGGACTCTGTTTGCTGGTTGATTTCGAGGATGAGCCCGCCACCATTCCCCGGGAGGAGATCGAGGCGTTCTGCAATGCGGATGACTACGCAGGCTTCGGCAACAACGGGTCGGTCAAGAAATACTTTCTCGACGTATCCCGGGGCCTGCTGACCTACTCAAATGTGGTCACGGTGTATGTGCGGATTCCCAACAGCGTGCATCCCAGGAGCTATTACAACGACCCCACGAAGGACTCCGGAGAACAGGCGAACGAGTTGATTCGGGATGCGATCCGGCTGCTCAAGGGAATGCCCAACTACACGACGGACATTTTGCCGGCGCTGCGTTCGTTGACCGTGGATGCGCAGAATCGCGTCGTGGCGTGCAATGTGTTTTATGCGGGCGACAACGGAGGTGTGTGGAGCAAGGGTTTGTGGCCGCATGCCTGGGTCCTTCAGCGCGTGGGTGCGCAGGAACTGTGGCCCGGGGGTGCGAAGGTGTGGTTTTACCAGGTCAGCAACATCGGCAACCGGTTGGAGCTGGGCACGTTTGTGCATGAGAACGGCCATCTCCTCTGCGGGTTTCCGGACTTGTACGATTATGATTACGACTCCAAGGGCGGCGCAGGTGTGTTTTGTCTGATGGGGTATGGGGCGTTTGACCTGAACCCCGTCCAGGTGTGTGCGTACTTGAAGCGGGCTGCAGGCTGGGCAACCGTGACGGAGTTGACGGCAAGTTCGGCGTTGCTGGCAACGGTGACAGCCATTCCGGGGCCGGAGTTCAACCATTTCTACCGTTACCGGAAGCCCGGGAGCTCGACCGAATACTTCCTGCTGGAGGCGCGTCATCGGTCGGGACGGGATGCGCGGTTACCTGCCTCGGGCGTGGCGATCTGGCACATTGACGAGCTCGGCGACCGGGACAACCAGAGCCGCACCCCCAACACGCGTCATCAGAATTTCGAGGTTACGCTGATTCAGGCGGACAATCGCTGGGACCTGCACCAGAATGTGAATGCCGGCGATGCCGAGGACCTTTATTACGCGGGCAATCGCGCCGCGGGGTATGCGAATGAATTCTCCGACCATACGGCGCCGGCGGCGCGATGGTGGGATGGAAGCCCGAGCGGCCTGCGCGTTCACTCGTTCAGTGCGCCCGGGCCGGTGATGGAATTTGTCGTAGGGAATCCCGACCTGGCCCCAAGGGTGGTCGAGGGGCCCCGGGACGTATATGCGCGGGAAGGGACGCAGGTTCGTTTTACCGTTCGGGCGGTCGGGATAGAGCCGCTCTATTACCAGTGGTACAGAGACGGTCGGAGCATTCCCGGCGCCACGCAGACCGAGTGGGTGATGGACCCGGTGCGGTTGACCGATGCCGGTTCGTACGCGGTGACGGTCTCGAACCGGTTCGGCTGGGTGACCTCGGATGAGGCGGTGTTGGTGGTGGTGCCGGGGATGAGCCTGGCGGAGGCGGTGGATGCGACCGCTTGGGAATGGCATTCGGATGGTGATTTTGAGTGGTTCGGACAGAGCCATGTTTCGTATGACGGTGTGGATGCGGCGGCCAGCGGGTACATCGGGCACAACCAGTCGTCGCGGCTTTGGACGGTGTTACCCGGCCCGGGGCTGCTGCGGTTTTACTGGAAGGTTTCCTCCGAGCCCGACCGGGATCGGCTGCAGTTGCGCGTTAACGGGATGGAGATTGCGGCGATCTCGGGCGAGGTGAGCTGGCGGGAGGAAAACCTATGGCTCAGACCCGGCTATCAGACCGTGGAGTGGGTCTATAGCAAGGACGGATCGGGCTCGATGGGGGAGGATCGCGGGTGGGTGGACCAGGTGATGTTTGTGTTGAACCCCATGGCCCCGGAGATCCGGACCCAGCCCGTCGGTCAAGCCGTCCTGCGGGGGCAACCAGTGACGCTGACGGTGGTGGCCGAGGGCACGCCACCGCTGCGGTACCAGTGGTATCGGAACGGGCAACCGGTGCCGGACGCGACCGGACCGGTGCTGGCATGGAGCGCGATGAATGATTCGTTGGCCGGTATCTGGCAGGTGGTGGTGACCAACGACTACGGGTCTGCGGTGACGGAGCCGGTGGAGCTGTCGATGACGTTGCTGGGTAGCAGTGGAGACAACACGTGGGGACAACTCCGGGCGCCTGCCACGGCCACGGACATTGTGTCGGTTGCGGCCGGGTTGTGGCACACGCTGGCGCTGCGCCGGGACGGCCGTGTGCTGGCCTGGGGCCACAATTTTCAAGGCCAATGCAACGTGCCGACGAATGTGGTGGGTGCGGTGGCCGTGGCTGCCGGGGGATACCATAGTCTGGCGGTGTTGCGCGACGGGACCGTGGTGGGGTGGGGCGGCAACGGGTCCGGGCAGGCCCGGCCGCCGGCCGGGCTGCGGGATGTGGTGGGCGTGGCTGCAGGCCACTGGCACAGCGTGGCGGTTACCGGGGACGGTCGTGTGGTGACGTGGGGAGATGGGAGTGCCGGCCAACTGCAGGTGCCCGCCGGGGTGCGGGACGTGATGGCGGTGGCGGCGGGCGCCCGGCACACTCTTGCATTGACGCGTGACGGACGTGTCCGGGCCTGGGGTGACAACCGGAATGCGGCGGGCATGTGGGTCGGCCAGGCAGTGGTACCTCCGGGTTTGTCGAACGTGGTGGCGATTGCGGCGGGCGCCTATCATAGTCTGGCGGTGACGCGGGATGGTCGGGTGATGGGTTGGGGTGACAACAGCCGGGGCCAAATTCAGATTCCCGACGGCTTGACTGGAGCGGTCTCGGTGTCGGCTGGTGCCGAGCATTCGCTGATCTTGCTGGCGGATGGTTCGGTGGTTGCTCTGGGAGGTAACGCGCGCGGACAGTGCGACCGGCCCTCAAACGAACCGGTGGCGTGGGTGTCGGCCGGTGGTTACCACAGCGTGTATTTGCTGGAGTCGCAGATGGAGCCGCGTCTGGTGCGGTATGGCATGAGGGGAGCAGGGTTCCGGCTGTGGGCGCAGGGTTGGCCGCGGGCACGGTATGTGCTGGAGCGGGCGGATCGCTTGGATTCGCCGGTGTGGGTGCCGGTGGAGGTTGTGCAAGGTCAGGCGGGCTTGGTCCGTGCGGAGGATCCGGGTCCGCTGCCGAGCGCAAGGTTCTACCGTGTACGGGAGCGGTAA
- a CDS encoding type II secretion system protein GspD, with amino-acid sequence MDDLPLTDAIRNLARQAGLNYLMDPKVNFGMPGPDGKIVPMPNVSIRWENVTAQQALEALLNNYDLQLVQDPKTGIARITVKDPDAPDPLVTRIIQLKYANPSNVVAVVQSTLTDKRSRALPDVRTSQMVVVATEKELMAMEELIERLDVPPRQVLIEARLMEISRSPSTIKGIDWGNTLEGQNVSFGNGVTAAETVTTVPGSSRRYDRSTTMTTVAGAGGLSLNTFNGFNPNIAFLNADGVRAVLSFLNKDADTQVISTPRAVTLDNETARLAVTRAVPIFRVQASTQNTTGGSEVLYTNLGTVLAVTPRITANDHIFLKVVPEVSSIFRTVQKRVLDTINEADEYDIRKVETQVLIPNSHTLVMGGLMSDSTKNIYSKVPVLGDLPLLGMAFRHENKAMDKKNLLIFITPTILKDNDFVPAQTDFLKSRPTEISGGIDPDSLWEGARPSDWSRVKPRTGREPVFQEPAMTPGGLGM; translated from the coding sequence ATGGATGACCTGCCGCTGACTGATGCGATTCGGAACCTGGCCCGTCAGGCGGGCTTGAATTATCTGATGGATCCCAAGGTGAATTTCGGCATGCCCGGGCCCGATGGAAAGATTGTCCCGATGCCCAACGTTTCCATCCGATGGGAGAATGTGACGGCGCAGCAGGCACTTGAAGCGCTGTTGAACAACTACGATTTGCAGCTGGTCCAGGATCCGAAGACCGGAATTGCGCGCATCACCGTGAAGGACCCGGATGCACCGGATCCCCTGGTGACACGGATCATCCAGCTCAAGTATGCCAATCCATCCAATGTGGTGGCCGTGGTCCAGAGCACGTTGACCGACAAGCGGAGCAGGGCGCTACCGGACGTGCGGACCAGCCAGATGGTGGTGGTCGCCACGGAAAAAGAACTCATGGCGATGGAGGAATTGATCGAGCGCCTCGACGTGCCGCCTCGTCAGGTGCTCATCGAGGCGCGCTTGATGGAGATCTCCCGCAGCCCGAGCACGATCAAGGGCATTGACTGGGGCAACACCCTGGAAGGTCAAAATGTCAGCTTCGGCAACGGCGTGACAGCTGCGGAGACGGTGACGACCGTTCCGGGAAGCAGCCGGCGCTATGATCGGAGCACCACGATGACGACGGTGGCCGGAGCCGGGGGTCTGTCTCTGAACACGTTCAACGGGTTTAACCCGAACATTGCCTTCCTGAACGCGGACGGTGTTCGGGCCGTGCTGTCGTTCCTGAACAAGGACGCTGATACCCAGGTGATTTCCACGCCGCGGGCGGTGACACTGGACAACGAGACGGCACGCCTGGCAGTGACGCGTGCGGTCCCCATTTTCCGGGTTCAGGCGAGCACGCAAAACACCACTGGCGGGTCCGAGGTTCTTTACACCAACCTGGGCACGGTATTGGCCGTCACCCCGCGGATTACCGCCAATGACCACATCTTCCTGAAGGTTGTGCCCGAAGTGTCCAGCATCTTCCGAACGGTGCAAAAGCGCGTCCTGGACACAATCAACGAGGCCGATGAGTACGACATTCGGAAGGTGGAGACGCAGGTGCTGATTCCCAATTCGCATACACTTGTGATGGGCGGCCTGATGAGCGACTCCACGAAAAACATCTACAGCAAAGTGCCGGTGCTCGGCGACCTGCCCCTGCTGGGCATGGCGTTCCGGCACGAAAACAAGGCCATGGACAAAAAGAACCTGCTGATTTTCATCACGCCCACCATCCTGAAGGACAATGACTTTGTTCCGGCGCAGACTGATTTCCTGAAGTCACGGCCCACGGAAATCTCGGGCGGGATTGATCCCGACAGCCTCTGGGAGGGTGCACGTCCGTCGGACTGGAGCCGCGTGAAACCCAGGACCGGCCGAGAGCCCGTGTTTCAAGAGCCGGCCATGACGCCGGGTGGGTTGGGAATGTAG
- a CDS encoding type II secretion system protein GspM translates to MKRLSSEKKRQLGMVAVGTLIALAGVWYGLIRPQQTSLENTRREIENLQRQLAEARKVLQRAPEISDALEQAATELEHCEEQMASGDYYAHLINQIRQFRADYPVDIPQFSTISGPAPVDLLPRFPYQQVSLTIAGTAYYHDLGRFLADFENRYPYWRFRNLELEPAPATDPGRAPEQVAFRLTVVALVRSGS, encoded by the coding sequence ATGAAACGGTTGTCGAGCGAAAAAAAACGCCAGCTGGGGATGGTGGCCGTGGGCACGCTGATAGCCCTGGCCGGGGTGTGGTACGGACTGATCCGCCCGCAGCAGACCAGCCTGGAGAACACGAGGCGCGAAATTGAAAACCTGCAGCGCCAGCTTGCGGAGGCGAGGAAGGTTCTCCAACGGGCCCCGGAAATCAGCGACGCCCTGGAACAGGCCGCCACGGAGCTGGAACACTGCGAAGAGCAAATGGCCTCGGGGGATTACTATGCCCACCTGATCAATCAGATCCGGCAGTTCCGTGCGGATTATCCCGTGGACATCCCCCAGTTCAGCACCATCAGCGGTCCCGCGCCCGTGGATTTGTTGCCGCGCTTTCCCTATCAACAGGTGAGTCTGACCATTGCCGGGACGGCATACTACCACGATCTGGGGCGATTCCTGGCGGATTTCGAAAACCGCTATCCCTACTGGCGATTCAGAAACCTGGAGCTGGAACCCGCACCCGCCACGGACCCCGGCCGTGCACCTGAACAGGTGGCGTTCCGGCTCACCGTTGTGGCCCTCGTCCGGTCGGGATCATGA
- a CDS encoding DUF971 domain-containing protein — protein MQPVDVQVIGTELAIKWQDGCESYIPLERLRRACPCAMCQGEGDLLGHRAVPLQPPLTTASFALRALHRVGSYGLRPEWADGHATGIYPFELLRRLGQGSVESPR, from the coding sequence ATGCAACCGGTGGATGTTCAGGTCATCGGCACGGAACTGGCCATCAAATGGCAGGACGGCTGCGAATCGTACATCCCGTTGGAACGGCTGCGCCGGGCCTGTCCCTGTGCGATGTGCCAGGGCGAAGGCGACCTTCTCGGGCACCGTGCCGTGCCTCTGCAACCACCCCTCACCACCGCTTCCTTTGCCTTGCGCGCCCTGCACCGGGTCGGCAGCTACGGTCTCCGACCCGAATGGGCCGATGGCCACGCCACCGGCATCTATCCGTTCGAGCTGCTGCGCCGCCTCGGTCAGGGTTCGGTCGAATCTCCACGATAA
- a CDS encoding APC family permease, protein MTTPDQPRRVLSLLDSTCLILGIIIGTGIYQMAPTIAGGAGGPAGLFGLWVLGGLLSLCGALCYAELATAYPREGGDYVYLGRAYGSWAGFLFGWAQLVVVRPGDIAVMAFAFALYAGPIFDPWWVALGGTPGSAHKIYAAAAVVALTVINVIGVQAGKWTQNVLTLTKAAGLLAIGCAAWVGGPAGPEADPGPMPDGLPWTLALIFVLFTFGGWNEMAYVAAEVKDPQRNIVRAMVLGMAAVTGLYLLVNAAFVHALGYEGLVRSEAVAVDVVRRVWPEQAVTLVSALICISALGAVNGLVLTGARITYAMGRDYPWFQWLGRWDARRNAPAAALWVQGGLALGLILVLGDFVRTVVYTSAAVYTFYMATTLAVWVLRRKEPEMERPYRTWGYPVTPWLFAGVCGWLIYSAVAYRPWLAAGSAVLILLGLPLWWWQQKKMRSRSQPAGASG, encoded by the coding sequence ATGACCACACCTGACCAACCCCGACGCGTTCTGAGTCTGCTGGATTCGACCTGCCTGATCCTGGGGATCATCATCGGGACGGGGATTTATCAAATGGCCCCGACCATAGCCGGTGGGGCCGGGGGACCGGCCGGCTTGTTTGGACTCTGGGTATTGGGGGGTCTGCTGTCGCTGTGCGGGGCCCTGTGCTATGCGGAGCTGGCCACGGCATATCCACGCGAGGGCGGGGATTACGTGTATCTGGGGCGGGCTTATGGCAGTTGGGCCGGCTTTTTGTTTGGTTGGGCGCAACTGGTGGTGGTGCGGCCGGGCGACATCGCGGTGATGGCCTTCGCGTTCGCGCTTTATGCAGGGCCCATTTTCGATCCCTGGTGGGTGGCGCTGGGCGGAACACCCGGCAGCGCGCACAAGATTTACGCCGCCGCCGCCGTGGTCGCCCTGACCGTGATCAACGTGATCGGCGTGCAGGCGGGCAAATGGACACAGAACGTCCTGACACTGACGAAGGCCGCGGGTCTGCTGGCCATTGGATGTGCTGCGTGGGTGGGCGGGCCGGCTGGCCCGGAAGCGGATCCGGGACCGATGCCGGATGGGTTGCCCTGGACGCTCGCACTGATCTTTGTGTTGTTCACGTTTGGAGGGTGGAACGAGATGGCGTATGTGGCTGCCGAGGTTAAGGATCCGCAGCGCAACATTGTCCGGGCCATGGTGCTTGGGATGGCCGCGGTGACGGGGTTGTATCTGCTGGTCAATGCCGCGTTTGTCCATGCCCTGGGATATGAAGGGTTGGTGAGGTCCGAAGCGGTGGCTGTGGATGTGGTGCGGCGGGTCTGGCCGGAGCAGGCGGTGACGCTGGTGAGCGCGCTGATTTGCATATCCGCCCTGGGCGCAGTGAACGGGCTGGTCCTGACCGGTGCCCGGATCACGTACGCCATGGGCAGGGATTACCCCTGGTTTCAATGGTTGGGAAGGTGGGATGCCCGTCGCAATGCCCCGGCGGCAGCCTTGTGGGTTCAGGGTGGGCTGGCGTTGGGTCTGATTCTGGTTTTGGGTGATTTTGTGCGCACCGTCGTGTACACGTCTGCGGCGGTGTACACATTTTACATGGCGACCACCCTGGCGGTGTGGGTGTTGCGGCGGAAGGAACCCGAGATGGAGCGACCGTACCGGACGTGGGGGTACCCGGTGACGCCATGGTTGTTTGCCGGGGTGTGTGGCTGGTTGATTTACAGTGCGGTGGCGTATCGGCCGTGGCTGGCAGCGGGCTCGGCGGTGCTGATCTTGCTGGGCCTGCCCCTGTGGTGGTGGCAGCAAAAGAAAATGCGGAGCCGGTCTCAGCCGGCCGGGGCATCGGGCTAG
- a CDS encoding agmatine deiminase family protein, with the protein MGGKQQHDIRHSDRTPAALGYSMPPEWAPHEATWLAWPHLASDWPGKLDTIRWVYTEIVRKLVPGERIHLMVRNAAEEARARQYLHRAGCPLSRVLFFHHPTNRSWTRDSGPIFVTRSQRPHPRAIVQFHFNGWAKYPNWRRDRQVPEAAARHLGMPLFEAFWNGRPFVLEGGAVDVNGSGSLLTTEECLLHPEIQVRNPGFSRRDYEAALQAHLGVRNVLWLKSGIVGDDTHGHVDDLARFVNRNTIVMVRESNPRDPNYRRLEENWELVPDLRLEDGSRPQVIALPMPAPITFDGYRLPASYANFYIGNAAVLVPTFNDPKDRLALGILGELFPDRPVVGIHAVDLVLGLGTLHCLTQQQPA; encoded by the coding sequence ATGGGCGGAAAGCAGCAACACGACATCCGACACTCCGACCGCACCCCGGCGGCGCTGGGTTACAGCATGCCGCCGGAATGGGCGCCCCACGAGGCCACCTGGCTGGCCTGGCCCCACCTCGCGTCCGATTGGCCGGGCAAACTCGACACCATCCGGTGGGTCTACACTGAAATTGTTCGCAAACTTGTCCCCGGCGAACGCATCCATCTCATGGTGCGAAACGCCGCTGAAGAAGCCCGCGCCCGACAATATCTGCACCGTGCTGGCTGCCCGTTGTCCCGGGTCCTATTCTTCCATCACCCCACCAACAGAAGTTGGACCCGCGATTCCGGCCCCATTTTTGTCACCCGCTCCCAACGCCCCCATCCCCGCGCCATCGTCCAGTTCCACTTCAACGGTTGGGCCAAATACCCCAACTGGCGCCGGGACCGCCAGGTGCCGGAAGCAGCAGCCCGGCATCTCGGTATGCCCCTCTTCGAAGCATTCTGGAACGGCCGGCCCTTCGTGCTTGAGGGCGGCGCCGTCGATGTCAACGGATCCGGCTCCCTCCTGACCACCGAAGAATGCCTGCTCCACCCCGAGATTCAGGTCCGTAACCCCGGCTTCAGCCGCCGCGACTACGAAGCCGCTTTGCAAGCGCACCTGGGCGTCCGCAATGTCCTGTGGCTCAAAAGCGGGATCGTGGGCGATGACACTCACGGGCACGTGGACGACCTGGCCCGATTCGTAAACCGAAACACCATCGTCATGGTCCGCGAATCCAACCCCCGCGACCCCAATTACCGGCGGCTGGAGGAGAACTGGGAACTCGTGCCGGATCTCCGACTTGAGGACGGGTCCCGTCCCCAGGTCATCGCACTGCCCATGCCCGCCCCGATCACCTTCGACGGATACCGACTCCCCGCCAGCTACGCCAACTTTTACATCGGCAATGCTGCAGTCCTCGTGCCCACGTTCAACGACCCGAAGGATCGCCTCGCCCTGGGAATCCTCGGCGAGCTCTTCCCCGACCGCCCCGTGGTCGGTATCCACGCCGTGGATCTCGTCCTCGGTCTCGGCACACTGCACTGTCTCACCCAACAACAACCTGCATGA
- a CDS encoding O-methyltransferase — translation MITSIQAQPTRGPGGEVREPFVARTLPKDDAEKRILSVIEEVGRTQRRGNMIVPEQDGRILRVLAESIGARHVVELGTSVGYSGLWFCLALERTDGRLTTFEIDERRAAQARENFRRAGVAERVTIVLGDAHETVRQVKDPVDMVFLDADKEGYLDYLQKLLPLVRPGGLIVAHNITPGMADPRYIEAITNNPALETIFLNLHASGISVSLKKR, via the coding sequence ATGATCACATCCATCCAGGCACAGCCTACGCGTGGCCCCGGCGGTGAAGTTCGGGAACCGTTTGTGGCGCGGACCCTTCCGAAAGACGACGCGGAAAAGCGGATCCTGTCGGTGATTGAGGAGGTGGGCCGTACACAACGCCGTGGCAACATGATCGTTCCGGAGCAGGATGGTCGGATCCTGCGGGTGTTGGCGGAATCGATCGGTGCCCGGCATGTGGTGGAACTGGGGACCTCGGTGGGGTATTCCGGCTTGTGGTTTTGCCTGGCCCTGGAACGGACGGATGGGCGGCTGACGACCTTTGAGATTGACGAACGGCGTGCGGCGCAGGCCCGGGAGAACTTCCGTCGGGCCGGCGTGGCCGAGAGGGTAACGATCGTTCTGGGAGACGCCCACGAAACGGTCCGGCAGGTGAAGGATCCGGTTGACATGGTGTTCCTGGACGCGGACAAGGAGGGGTACCTGGATTATTTGCAGAAGTTGCTGCCGCTGGTGCGGCCCGGCGGGTTGATCGTGGCCCACAACATCACGCCAGGGATGGCGGACCCGAGGTACATCGAGGCGATCACCAATAATCCGGCTCTCGAAACGATCTTTCTCAACCTGCATGCGTCCGGGATCAGCGTGAGCTTGAAGAAGCGGTGA
- a CDS encoding sugar phosphorylase: MTLEQRITEHLSCLYGIQPARYLAPALVQMVEQTRHHLPPRPYRPLTNGDVMLITYADQVLDPEQPPLQVLGSFLQRHAASDVRAVHILPFYPWTSDDGFAVVDYRAVDPRYGSWQDIERLGSRFDLMLDLVCNHTSSQCPWFQRFLQDDPQYRDFYITVEGSPDLSRVIRPRTTPLLNEFPGVAGPRKVWTTFSADQVDLNYRNPAVLRTMLEILLEYVRHGARFIRLDAVAFLWKEIGTTCLHLPQTHRIVQLMRTILDHVTPDVRLVTETNVPHAENVSYFGDGTNEAHLVYNFALPPLVLHSFLTGQARELTRWAAQLRTPSPHTAFLNYLASHDGIGLNPVRGILQDHHIEALVRHTRAAGGFVSEKALPDGSRAPYELNINYLDALSPPEAAEPPGIVARKFATAHAIALSLPGMPALYFHSLFGSRGDRAAALATGIYRRINREKLGLSRLETELADPSSLRAQVHTALRRWLALRRSHPAFAPAAPQIVHESDPRLFVIERQDPHSGQSVLCIHNLSGDAAVYAVPGPVRGCELTWHDATTGSSIPNREVNGTLRLEPWQTWWGLPPQEPSL, from the coding sequence ATGACCCTCGAACAACGCATCACGGAACACCTCTCCTGCCTCTATGGCATCCAACCCGCCCGGTACCTGGCCCCCGCGCTCGTCCAAATGGTGGAGCAAACACGACACCACCTGCCGCCCCGCCCGTACCGGCCCCTGACCAACGGCGACGTGATGCTGATCACCTACGCCGACCAGGTGCTCGATCCCGAACAACCGCCCCTGCAGGTGTTGGGAAGCTTCCTGCAGCGCCACGCTGCATCCGACGTCCGTGCAGTCCACATCCTCCCCTTCTACCCATGGACCTCCGATGATGGGTTCGCCGTGGTCGATTACCGCGCCGTGGACCCCCGGTACGGTTCCTGGCAGGACATCGAGCGCCTCGGCAGCCGGTTCGACTTGATGCTGGATCTGGTCTGCAACCATACCTCCTCGCAATGTCCATGGTTTCAACGGTTCCTCCAGGACGACCCCCAATACCGCGACTTCTACATCACCGTGGAGGGAAGCCCCGACCTCTCCAGGGTCATCCGCCCGCGGACCACACCCCTGCTGAACGAATTCCCCGGCGTCGCCGGCCCGCGAAAGGTCTGGACCACATTCAGCGCCGACCAGGTGGACCTCAACTACCGCAACCCCGCCGTGCTGCGAACCATGCTGGAGATCCTCTTGGAGTACGTCCGCCACGGCGCCCGCTTTATCCGGCTCGATGCCGTGGCCTTCCTGTGGAAAGAGATCGGCACCACCTGCCTCCACCTGCCGCAGACGCACCGGATCGTACAGCTCATGCGAACCATTCTCGACCACGTAACTCCCGATGTCCGACTCGTCACCGAAACCAACGTGCCCCACGCCGAAAACGTCTCCTACTTTGGCGACGGAACCAACGAAGCCCACCTCGTCTACAACTTCGCCCTGCCACCATTGGTCCTGCACAGTTTCCTCACCGGCCAGGCCCGGGAGCTGACCCGGTGGGCCGCCCAACTCCGCACGCCTTCACCCCACACGGCCTTTCTCAACTACCTCGCCTCCCACGACGGGATCGGACTCAACCCCGTCCGCGGTATTCTGCAGGACCACCACATCGAAGCCCTGGTGCGGCATACCCGGGCAGCCGGCGGATTCGTATCGGAAAAAGCCCTGCCCGATGGATCGCGGGCACCGTACGAACTGAACATCAACTATCTGGACGCCCTCAGCCCCCCGGAGGCCGCCGAGCCGCCGGGAATCGTTGCCCGCAAGTTCGCCACCGCCCATGCCATCGCCCTGAGTCTGCCCGGCATGCCCGCGCTCTATTTTCACTCTCTGTTCGGATCCCGCGGGGATCGGGCGGCCGCCCTCGCGACGGGCATTTACCGCCGCATCAACCGGGAAAAACTCGGTCTGAGCCGATTGGAGACCGAGTTGGCCGATCCATCCTCTCTGCGTGCGCAAGTCCACACCGCCCTGCGCCGCTGGCTGGCCCTGCGGAGGTCGCATCCGGCTTTTGCCCCGGCCGCGCCCCAGATCGTTCACGAATCCGACCCGCGCCTGTTCGTCATTGAGCGGCAGGATCCCCACTCCGGGCAAAGTGTCCTTTGCATTCACAACCTGTCCGGCGATGCCGCGGTGTATGCCGTCCCGGGCCCGGTCCGGGGTTGTGAGCTGACCTGGCACGATGCCACCACCGGCAGTTCGATCCCGAACAGGGAGGTGAACGGAACTTTGAGGCTCGAACCCTGGCAAACGTGGTGGGGACTACCGCCACAGGAGCCGTCCCTCTAG